Part of the Pseudanabaena sp. FACHB-2040 genome is shown below.
CACAAGCTTAAGAATACGTCGCCAGTTTGCTGTTCCTGTATTAGGGTACAGTCACCAACCTGGTCGACGATGGCTGCTAGTACGGCATCCGCTTGTCTAAGTACCTCAATCGCAGTTTTGTAATCAGGGTGAGTGAAACCCTGCTCTGCTATACGGTTAGTCTTCATTAGGTGATCAGCCTACTACAGGCAAGGTAACGCCTTCGTGGTTGAGAAGCCATTGCTTACGCTCAAGTCCACCTCCGTATCCTACTAATTTCGCATTTGCCCCAATGACGCGATGGCAGGGAACCACGATCGCAACTGGGTTGACTGCGTTTGCCAAGCCCACAGCGCGGGCAGCTGTGGGTTTTCCGATCTTTGCTGCCAGTTCTCCATAGGCGATTGTCTCTCCGCTCGGAATCGCTCGGAGCGCTGACCAAACCTGTTGCTGAAAAGGCGTTCCTTCTGCACTGACAGGAATGCGGTCGAGCGCTTGATAGTCCCCTGCAAAGTAGGCTTGGAGTAATTCCGTGAAACCCTGTGGATTCTTGGCTCGACGCATTTGAAATTGCCCATAGCGTCGCGTGAGCCGTTGCATCAACTGGGGTCGCTCGCTCTCGTAGTAAAGGGCACAGAGGGCTGATTGATCGGCCACTAACACTAATAGGAGTGCCCCAATTTCTGTCTTTAACTCATCCCATAACAGTTCCATCTTATTCATGCCTAAATACAGCTGCATGGGAGCAAACGGCAAGAGATTCTAAACCTCTTCGTGCGCTACACTAACGTTTTGCTTGCATTTTTGTCGGACTCGTCAAGAATATACGTTTTTGTCGGACTCGTCAAGAACGAAACTCTAGCCACTCACTACCATGCCTCGACCTCGTTCTTTTGACTCAGATGCTGTGACCGATAAGCTATGTGAGTATTTTTGGGAACATGGGTACAGCGCCGTGTCTCTGGATGATCTAGCGCGGCAGTTAGGGATAAAGCGCGGCAGCTTGTTCAATGCCTTTGGCTCTAAGGAGGCGCTGCTCTATGCTGCGTTTGAGCGGTATGGGCGAACATTTCAAGGCAATTACAAAACCGCTCATCGGGGCAGGAAGGCGATTGTGGAGTATTTTGATAATGCGATCGCACTTGCGACCAATCAAGGAATGGGACGAGGCTGCTTCTTAGTGAATTTGCTCATGTCTCAAGAAATTCCAACTCCTGAGCTTCAGCAAGCCCTCGATCAAGATGTTGCGTTTATCAGAGAATTTTTTACCGACCATTTGCATCAGGCTCAGCAGGAGCAGGATCTGCTTCCTACCGTATCTATTGCCGCCGGGG
Proteins encoded:
- a CDS encoding methylated-DNA--[protein]-cysteine S-methyltransferase yields the protein MQLYLGMNKMELLWDELKTEIGALLLVLVADQSALCALYYESERPQLMQRLTRRYGQFQMRRAKNPQGFTELLQAYFAGDYQALDRIPVSAEGTPFQQQVWSALRAIPSGETIAYGELAAKIGKPTAARAVGLANAVNPVAIVVPCHRVIGANAKLVGYGGGLERKQWLLNHEGVTLPVVG
- a CDS encoding TetR/AcrR family transcriptional regulator, whose product is MPRPRSFDSDAVTDKLCEYFWEHGYSAVSLDDLARQLGIKRGSLFNAFGSKEALLYAAFERYGRTFQGNYKTAHRGRKAIVEYFDNAIALATNQGMGRGCFLVNLLMSQEIPTPELQQALDQDVAFIREFFTDHLHQAQQEQDLLPTVSIAAGVDALFGAMVGLFALARMRASPVMVEEFVHNNLRGLFTAY